The following proteins are co-located in the Melospiza melodia melodia isolate bMelMel2 unplaced genomic scaffold, bMelMel2.pri scaffold_44, whole genome shotgun sequence genome:
- the LOC134434582 gene encoding olfactory receptor 14J1-like, whose product LHYGTLLGSRACAHMAAAAWASAFLNALMHTANTFSLPLCHGNALGQFFCEIPQILKLSCSKSYLRELGLIAISACLVFGCFVFIVFSYVQIFRAVLRIPSEQGRHKAFSTCLPHLAVVSLFVSTGIFASLKPPSMSSPSLDVAVSVLYSVVPPALNPLIYSLRNQELNSGKHLS is encoded by the coding sequence ctgcactacgggaccctcctgggcagcagagcttgtgcccacatggcagcagctgcctgggccagtgcatttctcaatgctctcatgcacacagccaatacattttccctgcccctgtgccatggcaatgccctgggccagttcttctgtgaaatcccacagatcctcaagctctcctgctcaaaatcttatctcagggaactggggctcatTGCAATTAgcgcctgtttggtatttggttgttttgtgttcattgttttctcctatgtgcagatcttcagggctgtgctgaggatcccctctgagcagggacggcacaaagccttttccacctgcctccctcacctggccgtggtctccctctttgtcagcactggcatttttgcctccctgaagcccccctccatgtcctccccatccctggatgtggcagtgtcagttctgtactcagtggtgcctccagccctgaaccctctcatctacagcctgaggaaccaggagctcaa